The Algoriphagus sanaruensis genome window below encodes:
- a CDS encoding STAS domain-containing protein gives MKLTYTQKRDQQSHYLHLSGDLIGDEVGPKLVEIVSDAILDGVRTFVVDLSEVRYISSSGIGLLITMLTKMRNVGGEVYLTSPSEHVKKLLIITKLNNIFTVYDSVEDFKTGK, from the coding sequence ATGAAGCTAACCTACACCCAAAAAAGAGATCAGCAATCCCACTATTTACATCTTTCTGGTGATTTGATTGGTGATGAAGTAGGTCCTAAATTGGTTGAGATTGTATCAGATGCCATTTTGGATGGGGTGAGAACTTTCGTGGTAGATCTCAGTGAGGTGCGATATATAAGTTCCAGCGGAATTGGATTATTGATTACCATGCTAACCAAAATGCGGAATGTAGGTGGGGAGGTTTACTTGACATCGCCTTCGGAGCATGTGAAAAAATTGCTCATTATTACTAAACTGAATAATATCTTCACGGTCTATGATTCCGTGGAGGATTTTAAAACAGGAAAATAG
- a CDS encoding adenylosuccinate synthase produces MKMDVLLGLQWGDEGKGKIVDVLAPQYEVVARFQGGPNAGHTLEFDGIKHVLHQIPSGIFRPQILNIIGNGVVLDPIILKKEIEGLGKFSIDYQKNLVISKKATIIVPTHKLLDAAYEQSKGDKKIGSTLKGIGPTYQDKIGRSALRIGDILSPDFKEKYDGLLEKHKTTLSFYQYPLDKLEEMEAQFFEAIEFVKTLNLIDSEYVVNDALASNKKILAEGAQGSLLDVDFGSYPFVTSSNTMTAGACTGLGVAPSRIGEVFGIFKAYCTRVGSGPFPTELFDQTGEAMRKEGNEFGSTTGRPRRCGWLDLPALKYSIMINGVTQLYMMKADVLNIFEEILVCTHYQLPSGELIDRLSFEITDMDVKPVYKTMKGWNCSLAEVRTYEDFPAELKAYVSYLEGELNVPIKLVSVGPDRVQTILR; encoded by the coding sequence ATGAAGATGGATGTATTGCTGGGTCTCCAATGGGGAGATGAAGGAAAAGGTAAAATTGTCGATGTGTTAGCTCCTCAATATGAGGTAGTTGCTCGATTTCAAGGTGGTCCAAATGCTGGGCATACGTTGGAGTTTGACGGAATTAAGCACGTATTGCACCAAATACCTTCGGGGATTTTTAGACCTCAGATCCTAAATATTATCGGAAATGGAGTAGTCCTTGATCCAATTATTTTAAAGAAAGAAATTGAGGGTTTGGGCAAGTTCTCGATTGACTACCAGAAAAACCTGGTCATTTCTAAAAAGGCGACAATCATTGTTCCTACTCATAAGCTGTTAGATGCAGCATATGAGCAATCTAAAGGAGATAAAAAGATCGGCTCAACATTGAAGGGGATTGGACCGACCTATCAAGATAAAATTGGTAGATCGGCACTAAGAATTGGTGATATTTTGAGTCCAGATTTCAAAGAGAAGTATGATGGACTTTTGGAAAAACATAAAACCACGCTTTCTTTTTATCAATATCCATTGGATAAATTAGAAGAAATGGAGGCTCAGTTTTTTGAGGCCATTGAGTTTGTTAAAACTCTGAATCTGATCGATAGTGAATATGTGGTGAATGATGCCTTGGCAAGCAATAAAAAGATTCTTGCCGAAGGGGCACAGGGTTCTCTTTTGGATGTGGATTTTGGAAGTTACCCTTTTGTGACAAGTTCAAATACAATGACCGCCGGTGCTTGTACAGGTTTGGGAGTCGCTCCATCACGAATTGGTGAGGTATTTGGGATTTTCAAAGCGTATTGTACGAGAGTTGGAAGCGGTCCTTTCCCAACCGAATTGTTTGACCAGACTGGTGAAGCAATGCGAAAAGAAGGAAATGAATTTGGAAGTACAACAGGAAGACCTAGACGATGTGGCTGGTTAGATTTGCCAGCTTTGAAATATTCCATCATGATCAATGGTGTCACTCAGCTTTACATGATGAAGGCTGATGTGCTCAACATCTTCGAGGAGATTTTGGTTTGTACACACTATCAACTTCCAAGTGGGGAATTGATTGATCGATTAAGCTTCGAAATTACTGATATGGACGTTAAGCCTGTTTATAAGACCATGAAAGGATGGAATTGTTCATTAGCTGAAGTTCGAACTTATGAGGACTTCCCAGCTGAGCTAAAGGCGTATGTTTCCTATCTTGAAGGAGAATTAAATGTACCAATAAAGCTAGTTTCTGTAGGGCCTGACCGAGTTCAGACCATATTGAGATAA
- a CDS encoding PKD domain-containing protein translates to MIRFWFWLSVLCCGLFFESPAQIGFPYCETFQTPNTLSETIFGGNARLLNGVLQLTSNQNDQRGYVYINVPFPSTYGLKVEFEYFSYGGTSPQPGDGVSMFLFDGDAPSFTPGGFGGSLGYGPRNNESGLSNAYLGIGFDEFGNFGTTHGGMVGSFSSLDEFGRAPNSIVIRGPGNGYSGYQFVVGRKTMEVGTDKDGLNPGAQFPISSGGSGTSRVTDPMKPGYRRVNLELTPNPNGVGFFLTLTMLVTTEPNLPRQVTIFDRPYDFIPPKNLKIGFAASTGGANNFHEIRNVKVEVSADDALINPTGVDINDYSSCAGQENRFVIEDQMVLLPNENSTIRCLQFFRSKEDITKNEGDICNQARCLEANRFLVIPEGVFQASDNAGGFTFTPNEDYIGKQVTVYYTITDSYGKTSDGNPITLDIKESPDPVSLLKEGESITRNQIEFCGDEPIILEAKGGEVYSSYDWVKDGEVIISGSLDSKILILEPGFYQVLGYNLKGCPAYSNEVEVLEQEIPRLISDLPVVGCQPTESVDVTTIIEGFDLNVYDYELELEERIFRNEELKSITASGEYLLRRKAKQFECYSEPNLLKVIIQDNPIIPDFEFVVQGTVISDDASGGIFPDDPIAFTDKSDPRTVKWDWDFGDGKTSTEQNPVHVFGKKGQFQVSLKITDELGCKTFFSKVVSITKSFRIMVPTGFTPTQPDNKTFLPKWKGLAKIDMTIYNLWGELIFKTTDLETPGWDGSLQGKLLEPGIFVFQLKGVSIDGENVVESGKFRLIR, encoded by the coding sequence ATGATTCGATTTTGGTTTTGGTTGTCGGTATTGTGCTGTGGATTGTTTTTTGAATCACCTGCTCAGATTGGATTTCCATATTGCGAAACATTTCAAACTCCAAATACTTTAAGCGAAACTATTTTTGGTGGAAATGCCAGACTGCTTAATGGGGTACTTCAGCTTACTTCTAATCAAAATGACCAAAGAGGTTATGTATATATTAATGTTCCTTTTCCATCGACTTATGGATTGAAAGTGGAGTTTGAATATTTTAGTTATGGTGGCACAAGTCCTCAACCAGGGGATGGTGTTTCAATGTTTTTATTCGATGGAGATGCTCCAAGTTTTACACCTGGGGGTTTTGGGGGTTCATTGGGATATGGTCCAAGAAATAACGAATCAGGGTTGTCTAATGCATATTTGGGGATTGGTTTCGATGAATTCGGGAATTTTGGAACAACCCATGGAGGTATGGTGGGGAGCTTTTCATCTTTAGATGAATTTGGAAGAGCGCCAAATTCCATTGTTATCCGGGGCCCTGGAAATGGGTATTCTGGATATCAATTTGTGGTTGGAAGAAAAACCATGGAAGTCGGAACTGATAAGGATGGATTGAATCCAGGGGCTCAATTTCCGATTAGTTCTGGTGGTTCTGGAACTTCTCGCGTTACTGATCCTATGAAGCCTGGGTACCGCCGAGTCAATTTAGAATTAACGCCTAATCCAAATGGAGTTGGATTTTTTTTGACACTCACGATGCTCGTTACAACAGAGCCGAATTTACCTCGTCAGGTAACTATTTTTGATCGACCCTATGATTTTATTCCACCAAAAAATCTGAAAATTGGATTTGCGGCATCTACTGGTGGTGCGAATAATTTTCATGAAATAAGAAATGTAAAGGTTGAGGTTTCGGCAGACGATGCTTTAATTAATCCAACTGGAGTAGATATTAATGATTATTCTTCCTGTGCAGGTCAGGAAAATAGGTTTGTGATTGAGGATCAAATGGTCTTGCTCCCCAATGAAAACAGCACTATCCGTTGTCTTCAATTTTTTAGATCCAAAGAGGATATTACCAAAAATGAAGGAGATATCTGTAATCAAGCAAGATGTCTGGAGGCAAATAGGTTTTTGGTGATACCTGAAGGAGTTTTTCAGGCGAGTGACAATGCAGGAGGATTTACCTTTACCCCAAACGAGGACTACATAGGTAAACAGGTAACCGTATATTACACGATAACGGATAGTTATGGTAAAACTTCAGACGGGAATCCGATTACTTTAGATATTAAAGAGTCACCAGATCCGGTTTCCTTACTGAAGGAGGGAGAAAGTATAACAAGGAATCAAATTGAATTTTGTGGAGATGAGCCGATTATACTGGAAGCAAAAGGAGGGGAGGTTTATTCTTCGTATGATTGGGTAAAAGATGGAGAAGTGATTATTTCTGGATCCTTAGATTCAAAAATTCTTATCCTAGAGCCAGGGTTTTACCAAGTATTGGGTTACAATCTAAAAGGCTGTCCTGCGTATTCCAATGAAGTCGAAGTTCTAGAACAAGAGATTCCAAGGTTGATTTCTGATCTGCCAGTGGTGGGCTGTCAACCGACGGAGTCCGTTGATGTCACAACCATAATTGAAGGGTTTGATTTGAATGTGTACGATTATGAATTGGAATTAGAGGAGCGAATTTTCAGAAATGAAGAGTTGAAATCGATTACTGCTTCAGGTGAATATTTATTAAGAAGAAAAGCAAAGCAATTTGAATGCTACTCTGAGCCCAATTTATTGAAGGTAATTATTCAAGATAATCCTATAATTCCAGATTTTGAATTTGTGGTCCAAGGGACGGTTATTTCAGATGATGCTTCAGGAGGCATATTTCCAGACGATCCAATTGCATTTACTGATAAGTCTGATCCGAGGACTGTGAAATGGGATTGGGATTTTGGAGACGGAAAAACCTCAACAGAACAAAATCCAGTTCATGTCTTTGGAAAGAAAGGCCAGTTTCAGGTTTCACTAAAAATCACAGATGAACTTGGTTGTAAAACCTTCTTTTCTAAGGTAGTCTCTATCACGAAAAGTTTTAGAATAATGGTGCCTACTGGCTTTACACCCACTCAGCCTGATAATAAAACCTTTTTACCTAAATGGAAAGGTTTAGCTAAAATCGACATGACTATTTATAATCTTTGGGGAGAATTAATTTTTAAGACTACCGATTTAGAGACTCCTGGGTGGGATGGGAGTTTGCAAGGCAAGTTACTCGAGCCGGGAATTTTTGTATTTCAATTAAAAGGAGTTTCGATCGACGGAGAGAATGTGGTCGAAAGCGGAAAATTTCGGCTAATTCGATGA
- a CDS encoding PorP/SprF family type IX secretion system membrane protein has protein sequence MRKILYTFCLLVINLSKLLGQDIQYSQYYANPIYLNPGLTGSTGMNRFGFNFRNQWPGLDQTFVAYSGYYDFYVPEINSSIGIIIHGAQESFTNTAINDLGLVYAYRLKIDENQFLQFGIQGSFISRDAKFDEVVLGTQLDIDRGVIIGNPGDGFVGDSQIRSADAHAGLMYFGKRIWLGASAFHLLRPKISYLAESNENLPIRMGLHGGYRFFLPSGEINDYFNNRYQERSLVIGFNYKQQGEFTQLDLGAEFFFEPLVLGFWYRGLPTKYELPNNESLVSLIGISLSSGIEIGYSFDFPISQLNIGSSGGAHELSLRYVFLPSGKVKKDYPSLPTFRY, from the coding sequence ATGAGAAAAATTCTTTACACATTCTGTTTGTTGGTCATAAATCTATCCAAGCTTTTGGGTCAGGACATCCAGTACAGTCAATATTATGCAAATCCTATTTACCTAAATCCAGGTTTGACTGGGAGTACAGGTATGAATCGATTTGGGTTTAATTTTAGAAATCAATGGCCAGGGCTGGATCAAACTTTTGTGGCCTATTCGGGCTATTATGATTTTTATGTTCCTGAAATAAACTCCAGTATAGGAATTATTATTCATGGGGCGCAGGAGTCATTTACAAATACCGCAATTAATGACCTCGGTCTTGTTTATGCCTACCGTCTTAAAATAGATGAGAATCAGTTTCTCCAATTTGGGATACAGGGAAGCTTCATTTCAAGAGATGCTAAGTTTGATGAAGTTGTTTTAGGGACTCAATTGGATATAGATCGGGGGGTAATTATTGGTAATCCGGGTGATGGTTTTGTTGGAGATAGCCAAATTCGTTCAGCAGATGCACATGCAGGGTTGATGTATTTTGGAAAAAGGATTTGGCTTGGTGCATCTGCTTTTCATCTTTTACGTCCGAAAATCAGTTATTTAGCCGAGAGCAATGAGAATCTTCCCATTAGAATGGGACTTCATGGAGGGTATCGATTTTTTTTACCATCGGGTGAGATTAATGATTATTTCAATAATAGGTATCAAGAACGTTCTCTCGTAATTGGGTTTAATTACAAACAGCAAGGCGAGTTTACCCAACTTGATTTGGGAGCTGAATTTTTCTTTGAACCTCTGGTTCTGGGATTTTGGTATAGAGGTCTTCCTACCAAGTATGAATTACCAAACAATGAATCCTTGGTTTCTTTAATTGGAATAAGCTTGTCGTCGGGTATTGAAATTGGATATAGTTTTGATTTTCCAATATCTCAGCTCAACATTGGAAGTTCTGGAGGAGCCCATGAATTAAGTTTGAGGTATGTTTTTCTTCCATCAGGAAAGGTCAAGAAAGATTATCCATCGCTACCAACCTTTAGATATTGA
- the ccoS gene encoding cbb3-type cytochrome oxidase assembly protein CcoS, producing the protein MEVIFVLIGVSLVLAITFLILFFKAMKDGQFDDGYTPSVRILFENQPKKSNKDQPKQSKSYE; encoded by the coding sequence ATGGAAGTAATTTTTGTATTAATCGGTGTCAGTCTAGTCTTAGCTATTACGTTTTTGATCCTCTTTTTTAAGGCGATGAAAGACGGGCAATTCGATGATGGCTATACCCCTTCAGTAAGAATTCTATTCGAAAATCAGCCAAAAAAATCCAATAAAGATCAACCTAAACAATCCAAATCCTATGAATGA
- the ccoN gene encoding cytochrome-c oxidase, cbb3-type subunit I, translating to MNDATLERFHYDNKIVKYFGAATIIWGLVGMLVGLIAATQLFLPEANLGNPYTTFGRIRPLHTNAVIFAFVGNAIFAGVYYSMPRLLKTPMWNKALSWFHFWGWQLIILSAALTLPLGITTSKEYAELEWPIDIAIALVWVAFGANMIGTLIKRRERHMYVAIWFYLASFVTVAILHIFNSLELPVSFFKSYSAYAGVQDALVQWWYGHNAVAFFLTTPFLGLMYYFLPKAANRPVYSYKLSIVHFWSLIFIYMWAGPHHLLYTALPEWAQVLGTIFSVMLVAPSWGGMVNGLLTLRGAWDKVRQEPILKFMVVAVTAYGMATFEGPMLSLKNVNAIAHYTDWIVGHVHIGGLGWNGFFTFGMLYWMWPRLFKTTIYSNKLANTHFWLGTLGIIFYALPLYVSGLTQFLMLKEFNEAGRLAYPNFLETVIQIVPMYMLRALGGLLYLSGAVIMMYNMWMTAKKGSFAEEEEDQAPALVKAYKPHGEFWHRAWERKPVFFTILATVAVAIGGVVEIIPTMLVKSNIPTISSVKPYTPLELEGRDLYIANGCVGCHSQMIRPFRSETERYGEYSKAGEFVYDRPFLWGSKRTGPDLHRVGGKYPDSWHYHHMTDPSSMSPGSLMPPYPWMTTNELDISNLPAKIRTLQKLGVPYPEGYDEQAVADYEAQASKVVGNLKEAGVEVAPNTEIVALIAYLQRLGTDIKQSTASNQ from the coding sequence ATGAATGATGCTACTTTGGAAAGGTTCCACTATGACAATAAGATTGTCAAGTATTTCGGGGCCGCCACAATTATCTGGGGTCTCGTGGGGATGCTGGTCGGTTTAATTGCCGCAACCCAGCTCTTTCTTCCCGAAGCCAACTTGGGAAATCCATACACGACATTCGGTAGAATTCGACCGCTTCATACCAATGCGGTAATTTTTGCCTTTGTTGGTAATGCGATTTTTGCAGGGGTGTATTATTCGATGCCCCGCCTTTTGAAAACTCCAATGTGGAATAAGGCTTTGAGCTGGTTTCATTTTTGGGGTTGGCAATTAATTATCCTATCGGCAGCTTTGACTTTGCCTTTGGGAATTACCACTTCCAAGGAATATGCAGAGTTGGAATGGCCAATCGATATCGCAATCGCGTTGGTTTGGGTTGCATTTGGAGCTAACATGATTGGTACGCTGATCAAGCGACGGGAGCGTCACATGTATGTTGCTATTTGGTTTTATCTAGCTTCCTTCGTGACAGTTGCGATTCTTCACATTTTCAATTCCCTTGAGCTTCCAGTTTCCTTTTTCAAAAGTTATTCTGCGTACGCTGGTGTTCAAGATGCTTTAGTGCAATGGTGGTATGGTCATAATGCAGTTGCATTTTTCTTGACTACGCCTTTCCTAGGATTGATGTATTACTTCTTACCAAAGGCGGCGAATAGACCCGTTTATTCTTATAAGCTTTCTATTGTTCACTTTTGGTCTTTGATCTTCATTTATATGTGGGCAGGCCCTCACCACTTGCTATATACAGCACTTCCTGAGTGGGCCCAAGTATTAGGAACTATATTCTCAGTCATGTTGGTTGCACCATCTTGGGGTGGTATGGTGAATGGTTTATTGACTTTAAGAGGAGCTTGGGATAAAGTTCGTCAAGAGCCTATTCTGAAATTTATGGTGGTAGCTGTTACTGCATACGGGATGGCTACGTTCGAAGGCCCGATGCTTTCTTTGAAAAATGTCAATGCAATTGCCCACTACACAGATTGGATCGTAGGTCACGTACATATTGGAGGCTTGGGATGGAATGGATTTTTCACATTCGGAATGTTGTATTGGATGTGGCCAAGACTTTTCAAAACCACCATTTATTCAAATAAGCTGGCTAATACCCACTTCTGGTTAGGAACACTAGGGATTATTTTCTACGCCCTTCCTCTTTATGTTTCTGGTTTGACTCAATTCCTGATGCTTAAAGAATTTAATGAGGCTGGTCGATTGGCTTATCCAAACTTCTTGGAAACTGTCATTCAAATCGTTCCGATGTATATGCTTCGAGCACTAGGTGGCCTCTTGTATTTGTCTGGAGCGGTAATCATGATGTACAACATGTGGATGACCGCCAAAAAAGGAAGTTTTGCTGAGGAAGAAGAAGATCAAGCTCCTGCTTTGGTAAAAGCTTACAAGCCACATGGTGAATTTTGGCACCGTGCTTGGGAACGCAAACCAGTGTTCTTTACCATTTTGGCTACTGTAGCGGTGGCCATTGGAGGTGTGGTTGAAATTATTCCAACCATGTTGGTGAAGTCCAATATCCCTACTATTTCTTCTGTAAAACCTTACACACCACTCGAACTCGAAGGACGAGATTTGTATATCGCAAATGGATGTGTGGGCTGTCACTCTCAAATGATCCGTCCATTCAGATCTGAGACTGAGCGCTATGGGGAATATTCCAAAGCCGGCGAATTCGTTTATGATCGTCCGTTCCTTTGGGGGTCTAAACGAACTGGTCCAGATCTTCATCGAGTGGGAGGAAAGTATCCAGATAGCTGGCATTATCACCACATGACAGATCCTTCTTCCATGTCTCCGGGTTCTTTGATGCCTCCATATCCATGGATGACAACCAATGAATTGGATATTTCAAACCTTCCTGCCAAAATCCGAACTCTTCAAAAATTGGGAGTCCCTTATCCTGAAGGTTATGATGAGCAGGCAGTAGCAGACTATGAAGCACAAGCTTCCAAAGTAGTCGGGAACCTCAAGGAAGCTGGGGTAGAAGTGGCTCCGAATACGGAGATCGTAGCCTTGATCGCCTATCTGCAACGATTAGGTACTGATATCAAACAAAGTACAGCTTCAAATCAATAA
- a CDS encoding cytochrome C oxidase Cbb3, whose translation MYKEILRSIEHIEIYPIISLIIFLIFFVGMFVWVVRVPKNYVDHMKSLPMDEHESTPIQP comes from the coding sequence ATGTATAAGGAAATTCTTCGATCCATAGAGCATATCGAAATCTACCCGATTATTTCCCTGATCATTTTCCTGATCTTCTTTGTGGGGATGTTTGTCTGGGTGGTTAGAGTGCCAAAAAACTATGTTGATCATATGAAATCACTTCCAATGGATGAACACGAATCAACCCCAATCCAGCCATGA
- a CDS encoding cbb3-type cytochrome c oxidase N-terminal domain-containing protein, translated as MKKLFAILTLMGLSGMPVFAQTAESNWYTTLSGMDSSQLTLLIILGVVLMVIVLLLILMVYLMSFMAEVFKRENPQLANEPTWWESFKERFVTGKLDKVGGKEEEAKMMADHSYDGITELDNFMPPWLQYVFIGTVGFAIIYFVNYSVLGNGPTGEEEYQEELRIEAIAAEARKASLVAGIDETSVIFDESAAALASGKSIFETNCAACHAADGGGGVGPNLTDEYWLHGGGIQDVFKVVKYGVVEKGMIPWQDQLSPEEIQQVSSYILTLKGTSPANPKEPQGELVGSTPAEIVTPVTDSTTVIASIK; from the coding sequence ATGAAAAAGTTATTTGCCATACTTACACTTATGGGGCTTTCAGGAATGCCTGTTTTTGCCCAGACCGCAGAAAGTAACTGGTATACCACATTGAGTGGTATGGATTCCAGTCAGCTTACCCTTTTGATTATTCTAGGAGTAGTCTTAATGGTGATTGTTCTGCTTTTGATTTTGATGGTTTACCTGATGTCTTTTATGGCTGAGGTATTTAAAAGAGAAAATCCCCAATTGGCCAATGAACCTACCTGGTGGGAATCATTTAAAGAGCGATTTGTCACAGGTAAGCTGGATAAAGTAGGTGGTAAAGAGGAAGAAGCTAAAATGATGGCGGATCATTCCTACGATGGAATTACCGAACTAGATAACTTCATGCCTCCTTGGCTTCAGTACGTTTTCATTGGAACCGTAGGTTTTGCGATTATTTATTTTGTCAATTACTCTGTACTAGGAAATGGCCCAACGGGCGAGGAAGAATACCAAGAGGAATTACGAATAGAAGCAATTGCTGCTGAAGCTAGAAAAGCGTCTCTCGTAGCAGGAATCGATGAAACTTCGGTGATTTTTGATGAATCTGCTGCAGCTTTGGCTTCAGGTAAATCCATATTTGAAACCAACTGCGCGGCTTGTCATGCCGCAGATGGGGGAGGAGGAGTTGGACCAAATTTGACGGATGAATATTGGCTCCACGGAGGTGGAATTCAGGATGTATTTAAAGTGGTTAAATATGGGGTGGTCGAAAAAGGGATGATCCCATGGCAAGACCAACTTTCACCTGAAGAAATCCAACAAGTTTCCTCTTATATCCTAACGCTTAAAGGAACCTCTCCTGCTAATCCAAAAGAGCCTCAGGGTGAATTGGTAGGTAGTACTCCTGCCGAGATTGTAACGCCGGTGACTGATAGCACAACAGTCATCGCATCTATCAAGTAA
- the ccoG gene encoding cytochrome c oxidase accessory protein CcoG, with product MAKKNLNPHLNPETFRDSLATVREDGKRNWVYPKKVKGFFYSYRTYLSWILLAVLFAGPFIKIDGRPLMLFNIFERKFIIFGAAFWPQDTILLIFLLLIFFVFVILFTVVFGRVWCGWACPQTLFMEMVFRKIEYLIEGDANQQRALNEGPWTTEKIWKKALKTSVFALISLLIGHLVMAYLIGVDQVIEIVSEPPTAHLAGFIGLVVFSGIFMFVFSWFREQACLVVCPYGRLQGVLLDDNSINVMYDYVRGEPRSPIRKNQQEPSAKGDCIDCGLCVHVCPTGIDIRNGTQMECVNCTACIDACDEVMVKVDRPTGLIRYASENGIKEGVQKLLTGRVKGYSLVLLVLVSAFITLIATRTDLEATITRFPGMTYQARPDGNVSNLYNITMVNKTFEPQHVTIKTLSEGMKVEIVGDQNWVLEPQTKFEGRFFLVKDQLAVKVPQEKVELILSSEGIEFDDIETNFMAPVGKIN from the coding sequence ATGGCCAAAAAGAATCTTAACCCTCATCTTAATCCGGAAACCTTCAGAGACTCCCTAGCTACAGTGCGGGAGGATGGTAAGCGGAATTGGGTTTATCCGAAGAAAGTAAAAGGCTTTTTTTACAGTTACCGTACCTATTTATCTTGGATTTTGTTGGCGGTATTATTTGCCGGTCCCTTTATCAAAATAGACGGGAGGCCTTTGATGCTCTTCAATATTTTCGAGCGTAAGTTTATCATCTTCGGAGCAGCTTTCTGGCCGCAGGATACCATTTTACTGATTTTCCTTCTGCTGATATTCTTTGTTTTTGTTATCCTTTTTACTGTTGTTTTTGGGAGAGTTTGGTGTGGCTGGGCATGCCCTCAGACTTTATTTATGGAGATGGTTTTCCGTAAGATCGAGTATTTGATTGAAGGAGATGCCAATCAACAGAGAGCCTTAAATGAGGGACCTTGGACTACCGAGAAAATTTGGAAAAAAGCCCTTAAAACTTCTGTTTTCGCTCTTATTTCTCTTCTCATTGGTCATTTGGTCATGGCTTATCTGATCGGAGTGGATCAAGTAATAGAAATTGTTTCCGAACCGCCTACAGCACATCTCGCTGGATTTATAGGACTGGTTGTTTTTTCAGGGATATTCATGTTTGTATTCTCTTGGTTTAGAGAGCAAGCCTGCCTCGTTGTTTGCCCTTATGGACGTCTTCAAGGCGTTCTTTTGGATGACAATAGCATCAATGTCATGTACGATTATGTGCGAGGGGAGCCAAGATCTCCGATTCGAAAGAATCAGCAGGAACCTTCTGCCAAAGGCGACTGTATTGATTGTGGGCTTTGTGTTCATGTGTGTCCAACTGGAATAGATATTCGGAATGGAACCCAAATGGAATGTGTCAATTGTACAGCTTGTATTGATGCTTGTGACGAAGTGATGGTAAAGGTGGATAGACCTACTGGTTTGATTCGATATGCTTCCGAAAATGGAATTAAAGAAGGTGTACAAAAATTATTAACTGGAAGAGTAAAAGGATATTCCTTGGTTTTACTCGTCCTAGTTTCAGCGTTTATTACGCTTATTGCTACCCGTACAGATTTAGAGGCGACCATTACTCGTTTTCCAGGAATGACTTACCAGGCGCGTCCTGATGGCAATGTCTCCAACCTGTACAATATTACCATGGTCAACAAAACTTTTGAGCCTCAGCATGTCACCATTAAGACCTTGTCTGAAGGCATGAAAGTAGAAATTGTTGGAGATCAAAACTGGGTTTTGGAACCCCAAACCAAGTTTGAAGGCCGGTTCTTTCTGGTCAAAGACCAGCTTGCAGTGAAGGTTCCTCAGGAGAAAGTTGAGTTAATACTTTCATCCGAAGGAATTGAATTTGATGATATTGAAACAAACTTTATGGCTCCTGTTGGGAAAATTAATTAG
- a CDS encoding FixH family protein has product MNWGKGILVTIILFVAFIMTLVVISVKQDDIHLVTENYYEKEIKYQEQIEREKSAAQLNREVLLFDAASKVILLDLPIGAKGELQLFRPSDARLDQLLPLEIKDSGKTSISLNQLKPGYWRVKLTWVEDGVEYYEESKITI; this is encoded by the coding sequence ATGAATTGGGGTAAAGGAATATTAGTAACGATCATTCTTTTTGTAGCATTTATCATGACTTTGGTTGTCATTTCTGTCAAGCAGGATGATATTCATTTGGTAACGGAGAATTACTACGAAAAAGAAATCAAATATCAGGAGCAAATTGAACGTGAAAAATCAGCTGCTCAGCTCAATCGGGAAGTTTTACTTTTTGATGCTGCGAGTAAAGTTATTCTTTTGGATTTGCCGATTGGTGCCAAAGGGGAGCTTCAACTTTTTCGTCCCTCAGATGCCCGATTAGATCAATTATTGCCATTAGAAATCAAGGATTCTGGCAAGACCTCCATTTCCTTAAATCAATTAAAACCAGGCTATTGGCGGGTGAAATTGACTTGGGTTGAGGATGGTGTGGAATATTACGAAGAAAGTAAAATTACGATCTGA